In the genome of Brassica oleracea var. oleracea cultivar TO1000 unplaced genomic scaffold, BOL UnpScaffold00692, whole genome shotgun sequence, the window CACCACAACAACATCTTCAAACTCTAAATTATcgaataatatatacataatacatcgTTGGTATATCACAACGTCTTCATCTACTCGTCATTAAGAAGTCAACTCCAGCTTTTGGCGTCCGCGTTTAGGACAATCAAGTCGCAGATCAGAGAAAAAGGCATGAGAGAAAGTTTGGGAGTTTATGAaagtgtttaaattttttaattcagCCAATTCGTTTTAAAAGACTATGAGCTTTGTATTTCACTTCATCTGAATCAATATCCGAAAATGAAGAATAATCTGTAGCCTTAATCTTCATGCTCAAGCTCCTGCCACAGCCGCTGCAGCCACCTAAGTGGCGTCCAGCTTTTTGGATGGCTCGCCATCCGATTGCACAAGGCAATTTGATGCAGCACCAGAGAATGCAAAGAGGACAATAGACGCATAAGCAGCAAACGTTAAACACGACCTCTGATGGACCTGTTAGATCTGCGTTTGAGTTTGCTATCACGAGCTGAGACCTTGTAGGCGAAGCGGATATTGGTTTCTTTGCTCGATTTTCTTCTTGCATTCCCCCTTGGAGTAAATTTTTGTGGTCGTTCATCTTGTTCTTGAAGAGAAAACTCAAAGGTTCTTGATGGTTTTAAATGTTAATGAGTTATTTCTTAATGAGGACGGTTCtcgttttattaattatataattttaacacttgttattttattggtttCTTATTTGATACTTTCTTCTGTC includes:
- the LOC106319933 gene encoding uncharacterized protein LOC106319933; this encodes MNDHKNLLQGGMQEENRAKKPISASPTRSQLVIANSNADLTGPSEVVFNVCCLCVYCPLCILWCCIKLPCAIGWRAIQKAGRHLGGCSGCGRSLSMKIKATDYSSFSDIDSDEVKYKAHSLLKRIG